From the Toxotes jaculatrix isolate fToxJac2 chromosome 15, fToxJac2.pri, whole genome shotgun sequence genome, one window contains:
- the desma gene encoding desmin a: protein MSKSYSSSAQSASSYRRTFGSGVGSSPMSSLFSSLGGGRSSSSSHMSSRVYEVKSSGIPSYSSFRVSSGAGGAGFGSSTAVRTYAGEKLDFNLADAMNQDFLNTRTNEKAELQHLNDRFASYIEKVRFLEQQNAALTVEIEKLRGREGPGRVAEMYEEEMRELRRQIEALSNQRARVEVERDNLADDLQKLKLRLQEEIHQKEEAENNLSAFRADVDNATLARLDLERRIESLQEEIAFLKKIHEEEIRELQSQMQDTQVQIQMDMSKPDLTAALRDIRMQYEAIAAKNIAEAEEWYKSKVSDLNQAVNKNNDALRQAKQESMEYRHQIQSYTCEIDSLKGTNESLLRQMRDMEDRMGREASGYQDTIARLEEDIAKMKDDMARHLREYQDLLNVKMALDIEIATYRKLLEGEESRITTTVPVQSAYSSIGFRETSPESQHQRSSEVHSKKTVLIKTIETRDGEVVSESTQHQQDIM from the exons ATGAGCAAGTCCTACTCCTCCTCAGCCCAGAGTGCCTCCTCGTACCGCCGCACCTTCGGCTCTGGTGTCGGTTCATCCCCAATGtcttccctcttctcctctctagGAGGAGGCCGCAGCTCCTCTTCAAGCCACATGTCTTCCAGAGTATATGAGGTCAAGAGCTCTGGCATTCCCTCCTATTCCAGCTTCAGGGTGTCCTCTGGTGCTGGAGGAGCTGGGTTCGGCTCCTCTACAGCCGTGCGCACCTATGCCGGCGAGAAACTCGACTTCAACCTGGCTGATGCCATGAACCAGGACTTCCTCAACACAAGGACCAATGAGAAGGCCGAGCTTCAGCACCTCAATGACCGCTTTGCCAGCTACATCGAGAAGGTGCGTTTCCTGGAGCAGCAGAATGCAGCGCTGACGGTGGAGATTGAGAAGCTGAGGGGTCGCGAGGGGCCCGGGCGCGTGGCTGAGATGTATGAGGAAGAAATGAGGGAGCTGAGGAGGCAGATAGAGGCCCTCTCCAACCAGCGTGCCCgagtggaggtggagagagacaaCCTGGCTGATGACCTGCAGAAACTTAAGCTGAG ACTGCAGGAGGAGATTCACCAGAAGGAAGAGGCTGAGAACAACCTGTCTGCTTTCAGAGCC GATGTTGACAATGCCACGCTGGCCAGGCTGGACCTGGAGAGACGCATTGAGAGCTTGCAAGAGGAGATTGCCTTCCTCAAGAAGATCCATGAAGAG GAGATCCGTGAGCTGCAGAGCCAGATGCAGGACACTCAGGTCCAGATCCAGATGGACATGTCCAAACCCGACCTGACTGCTGCTCTGAGGGACATCCGCATGCAGTACGAGGCCATCGCCGCCAAGAACATTGCAGAGGCTGAGGAATGGTACAAGTCTAAG gtGTCTGATCTGAACCAGGCTGTGAACAAGAACAATGATGCACTGCGTCAGGCCAAACAGGAGAGCATGGAGTACAGACACCAGATCCAGTCCTACACCTGCGAGATCGACTCGCTCAAAGGCACC AACGAGTCTCTGCTGCGCCAGATGAGAGATATGGAGGATCGCATGGGCCGCGAGGCTTCTGGTTACCAAGATACCATCGCACGGTTGGAGGAAGACATTGCTAAGATGAAG GATGACATGGCCCGCCACCTGAGAGAGTATCAGGACCTCCTCAATGTGAAGATGGCCCTCGATATTGAAATTGCCACCTACCGCAAGCtgctggagggagaggagagcag GATCACTACCACTGTGCCTGTCCAGTCTGCTTATTCCTCCATCGGATTCAGAG AGACCAGTCCTGAGTCCCAGCATCAACGTTCATCAGAAGTTCACTCCAAGAAGACTGTTCTCATCAAGACCATCGAGACCCGAGATGGGGag GTGGTCAGCGAATCCACACAGCACCAGCAAGACATCATGTAA